In a genomic window of Epinephelus fuscoguttatus linkage group LG23, E.fuscoguttatus.final_Chr_v1:
- the LOC125883734 gene encoding uncharacterized protein LOC125883734 isoform X1: MFYWMKRSSGGSDTLDRLGNMSKAEILRGIVTEKLSTAAQEILAVVERTVAGYEEEASGFRREIERQKRQLELLLQPRVKLERRDLNPDGEDHEVVVLREEKEEEEQHTQRSAVEDTGSLGLLWFGEEEDGDGDDGVDEEQQLSAASSRQRREDLKDPDYQITSRVISPRARSDRRKPGRPRLSDTQSHLDLRICILEDSQTDVLSNTVFRKYPVQQFRCPRGLQEADFLDLLRSTFPQLADQKPFDVFTSDWSKRLQPLRAKTLTPEEICRSIRLTGSGNSALYIRLKTGEDPQSSSDNLHPLQRTDDPPSVSATTSADETDTRTRFFQVIPPQSEKRKPGRPRLSDIQSHLDLRICILEDSQTDVLSNTVFRKYPVQQVRCPRGLQEADFLDLLRSTFPQLADQKPFDVFTSDRSRRLQPLRAKTLTPEEICWSIRLMGSRRTANSALYIRLKTGEDPQSSSDNLHPLQRTDDPPSVSATTSADETDTRTRLSSPRVQSERRKRGRPRIGEEPTHHLLRVCMLEDSQSDLLSNKVLMKSSVQEVRCPRGLQEADFLDLLRSAIPQLEGDDKQFDVFKSDSSRRLHRVKVKTMTPEEIFRNTKSSCADKTLLYIRLKTGEEEEEEEELRLVQRNDEVTSDSPSSAAVLIRSDGADLSASPVQHVEGNGADVLSSSSASQQQKVGTKEADDGDAAESQVESSDDDKDGDEALDKDDDWKPDPELGTPKMRRKRGARASGVEGRLIGSDKIPCKVCGVWYRILGSLIKHAWSHLDEAQSICGVCGERFESTEELKGHLKKYQKTHECSYCRKSFSTITGLKCHTTLHTGNRPFKCDVCNKSFPRMSSLSIHRWVHVEDKPHKCHICPKAFGLKAQLRAHIKVHTGRDKYHCNLCSKSFYDLRSLTRHKATHSGERRYSCGVCGKSFKLPGTLKSHEKTHTERERPYLCHICCKTFISNCSLTAHMKTHSSERPFICIICSKGFISNGRLKGHMLMHTGEAPYGCSECGRFFKHKSHLNNHVRSHLGIKLFVCTVCGKACSRQEHLTVHMRTHNGERPYQCSVCDKAFTQSHCLKTHMKSHQGEENPFLNASSS; the protein is encoded by the exons ATGTTTTACTGGATGAAGAGGAGCAGCGGCGGCTCCGACACTCTGGACCGACTCGGCAACATGTCGAAGGCGGAAATCCTCCGAGGAATCGTCACCGAGAAGCTGAGCACGGCCGCGCAGGAGATCTTAGCGGTGGTGGAGAGGACCGTGGCCGGGTACGAGGAGGAGGCGTCGGGCTTCAGACGGGAGATCGAGCGTCAGAAGAGGCAGCTGGAGCTCCTGCTGCAGCCCCGGGTCAAACTGGAGAGGAGAG ATCTGAACCCAGATGGCGAGGACCATGAGGTGGTTGTTTtgagggaggagaaagaggaggaggagcagcacaCGCAGCGCTCAG CTGTGGAGGACACGGGGAGCCTGGGCCTCCTGTGGTTCGGTGAGGAAGAGGATGGTGATGGTGACGATGGAGTTGATGAAGAGCAGCAGCTGTCAGCAGCGAGCTCCAGACAGAGACGAGAAGATCTGAAGGACCCGGATTATCAAATAACATCAAG gGTCATTTCCCCCAGAGCTCGGTCTGACAGGAGGAAGCCCGGCAGACCTCGGCTCAGCGACACACAGAGCCATCTGGACCTCAGGATCTGCATCCTGGAGGACTCTCAGACTGACGTGCTCTCGAATACGG tgttcaGGAAGTACCCGGTGCAGCAGTTCCGGTGTCCTCGGGGCCTGCAGGAGGCGGACTTCCTGGACCTGCTGAGGTCCACCTTCCCTCAGCTCGCCGATCAGAAACCTTTCGATGTCTTCACGTCCGACTGGAGTAAGAGACTTCAGCCTCTGAGAGCGAAGACGCTGACGCCTGAGGAGATCTGTCGGAGCATCAGGCTAACCGGGTCTGGAAACTCTGCCCTCTACATCCGCCTGAAG ACAGGAGAGGATCCTCAGAGCAGCAGTGACAACCTTCATCCTCTGCAGAGAACAGATGATCCTCCGTCCGTCTCCGCCACGACGTCTGCTGATGAAACCGACACACGCACCAG GTTTTTCCAGGTTATTCCTCCTCAGTCTGAGAAGAGGAAGCCCGGCAGACCTCGGCTCAGTGACATACAGAGCCATCTGGACCTCAGGATCTGCATCCTGGAGGACTCTCAGACTGACGTCCTCTCGAATACGG tgttcaGGAAGTACCCGGTGCAGCAGGTCCGGTGTCCTCGGGGCCTGCAGGAGGCGGACTTCCTGGACCTGCTGAGGTCCACCTTCCCTCAGCTCGCCGATCAGAAACCTTTCGACGTCTTCACGTCCGACAGGAGTCGGAGACTTCAGCCTCTGAGAGCGAAGACGCTGACGCCTGAGGAGATCTGTTGGAGTATCAGGCTGATGGGGTCTCGAAGAACTGCAAACTCCGCCCTCTACATCCGCCTGAAG ACAGGAGAGGATCCTCAGAGCAGCAGTGACAACCTTCATCCTCTGCAGAGAACAGATGATCCTCCGTCCGTCTCTGCCACGACGTCTGCTGATGAAACTGACACACGCACCAG GTTATCGTCTCCCAGAGTTCAGTCTGAGAGGAGAAAACGTGGCAGACCTCGCATTGGCGAAGAACCGACTCACCACCTGCTCAGAGTCTGCATGCTGGAGGACTCCCAGTCAGACTTGCTCTCAAACAAAG TGCTGATGAAGTCCTCGGTGCAGGAGGTCCGGTGTCCTCGGGGCCTGCAGGAGGCGGACTTCCTGGACCTGCTGAGGTCTGCCATCCCTCAGCTGGAGGGAGACGACAAACAGTTTGACGTCTTCAAGTCGGACAGCAGCAGGAGACTCCATCGTGTGAAAGTGAAGACGATGACGCCAGAGGAGATCTTCAGGAACACCAAGTCCAGCTGCGCCGACAAGACGCTCCTCTACATCCGACTGAAG accggagaggaggaagaggaggaggaggagcttcgCCTTGTGCAGAGAAACGATGAGGTCACCAGTGATTCTCCATCCTCTGCCGCTGTGCTGATCAGAAGTGACGGAGCCGACCTCAGTGCAAG CCCCGTTCAACACGTGGAGGGTAACGGAGCGGACGTCCTGTCCAGCAGCTCAGCGTCACAACAACAGAAGGTGGGAACAAAGGAAGCTGATGATGGAGACGCTGCTGAGAGTCAGGTGGAGTCCAGCGACGACGACAAAGATGGAGATGAGGCGTTAGACAAAGATGACGACTGGAAACCGGACCCTGAGCTGGGGACGCcgaagatgaggaggaagcgAGGAGCCAGAGCGTCAGGTGTGGAGGGGAGGTTGATCGGCAGTGATAAAATCCCCTGTAAGGTGTGTGGCGTTTGGTACAGGATACTGGGCAGCTTGATCAAACACGCCTGGAGCCACCTGGATGAGGCGCAGAGCATCTGCGGCGTGTGCGGAGAGCGCTTTGAGTCCACGGAGGAGTTAAAGGGACATCtgaaaaaatatcagaaaactCACGAGTGCTCGTACTGTAGGAAGTCTTTCTCCACCATCACCGGCCTCAAGTGCCACACCACGCTGCACACAGGAAACAGACCGTTCAAATGTGACGTGTGCAACAAAAGCTTCCCTCGCATGTCCAGCCTGAGTATCCACCGCTGGGTGCATGTGGAGGATAAACCGCACAAGTGTCACATCTGCCCGAAGGCGTTTGGTCTGAAGGCGCAGCTGCGAGCTCACATCAAGGTGCACACGGGGCGAGACAAGTACCACTGTAACCTCTGCAGCAAGTCTTTCTACGACCTGCGATCTCTGACCCGTCACAAGGCCACGCACTCAGGAGAGAGGCGTTACAGCTGCGGCGTGTGCGGGAAGAGCTTCAAACTTCCTGGTACGTTAAAGTCGCACGAGAAGACGCACACGGAGAGAGAGCGGCCGTACCTCTGCCACATCTGCTGCAAGACCTTCATCTCAAACTGCAGCCTAACGGCTCACATGAAGACGCACAGCAGCGAGCGGCCATTCATCTGCATCATCTGCAGCAAAGGCTTCATATCCAACGGCCGGCTAAAGGGGCACATGCTCATGCACACGGGCGAGGCGCCGTACGGCTGCTCGGAGTGCGGCCGCTTTTTTAAACACAAGAGTCACCTGAACAACCACGTGAGGAGCCACCTGGGCATCAAACTGTTCGTCTGCACGGTCTGCGGGAAGGCGTGCTCTCGCCAAGAACACCTGACGGTCCACATGAGGACACACAACGGGGAGAGACCGTACCAGTGCAGCGTCTGCGACAAAGCCTTCACTCAGAGCCACTGTCTGAAGACGCACATGAAGAGCCACCAGGGCGAAGAGAACCCGTTCCTGAACGCATCGTCATCCTGA
- the LOC125883734 gene encoding zinc finger protein 37-like isoform X3 encodes MFYWMKRSSGGSDTLDRLGNMSKAEILRGIVTEKLSTAAQEILAVVERTVAGYEEEASGFRREIERQKRQLELLLQPRVKLERRDLNPDGEDHEVVVLREEKEEEEQHTQRSAVEDTGSLGLLWFGEEEDGDGDDGVDEEQQLSAASSRQRREDLKDPDYQITSRVISPRARSDRRKPGRPRLSDTQSHLDLRICILEDSQTDVLSNTVFRKYPVQQFRCPRGLQEADFLDLLRSTFPQLADQKPFDVFTSDWSKRLQPLRAKTLTPEEICRSIRLTGSGNSALYIRLKTGEDPQSSSDNLHPLQRTDDPPSVSATTSADETDTRTRLSSPRVQSERRKRGRPRIGEEPTHHLLRVCMLEDSQSDLLSNKVLMKSSVQEVRCPRGLQEADFLDLLRSAIPQLEGDDKQFDVFKSDSSRRLHRVKVKTMTPEEIFRNTKSSCADKTLLYIRLKTGEEEEEEEELRLVQRNDEVTSDSPSSAAVLIRSDGADLSASPVQHVEGNGADVLSSSSASQQQKVGTKEADDGDAAESQVESSDDDKDGDEALDKDDDWKPDPELGTPKMRRKRGARASGVEGRLIGSDKIPCKVCGVWYRILGSLIKHAWSHLDEAQSICGVCGERFESTEELKGHLKKYQKTHECSYCRKSFSTITGLKCHTTLHTGNRPFKCDVCNKSFPRMSSLSIHRWVHVEDKPHKCHICPKAFGLKAQLRAHIKVHTGRDKYHCNLCSKSFYDLRSLTRHKATHSGERRYSCGVCGKSFKLPGTLKSHEKTHTERERPYLCHICCKTFISNCSLTAHMKTHSSERPFICIICSKGFISNGRLKGHMLMHTGEAPYGCSECGRFFKHKSHLNNHVRSHLGIKLFVCTVCGKACSRQEHLTVHMRTHNGERPYQCSVCDKAFTQSHCLKTHMKSHQGEENPFLNASSS; translated from the exons ATGTTTTACTGGATGAAGAGGAGCAGCGGCGGCTCCGACACTCTGGACCGACTCGGCAACATGTCGAAGGCGGAAATCCTCCGAGGAATCGTCACCGAGAAGCTGAGCACGGCCGCGCAGGAGATCTTAGCGGTGGTGGAGAGGACCGTGGCCGGGTACGAGGAGGAGGCGTCGGGCTTCAGACGGGAGATCGAGCGTCAGAAGAGGCAGCTGGAGCTCCTGCTGCAGCCCCGGGTCAAACTGGAGAGGAGAG ATCTGAACCCAGATGGCGAGGACCATGAGGTGGTTGTTTtgagggaggagaaagaggaggaggagcagcacaCGCAGCGCTCAG CTGTGGAGGACACGGGGAGCCTGGGCCTCCTGTGGTTCGGTGAGGAAGAGGATGGTGATGGTGACGATGGAGTTGATGAAGAGCAGCAGCTGTCAGCAGCGAGCTCCAGACAGAGACGAGAAGATCTGAAGGACCCGGATTATCAAATAACATCAAG gGTCATTTCCCCCAGAGCTCGGTCTGACAGGAGGAAGCCCGGCAGACCTCGGCTCAGCGACACACAGAGCCATCTGGACCTCAGGATCTGCATCCTGGAGGACTCTCAGACTGACGTGCTCTCGAATACGG tgttcaGGAAGTACCCGGTGCAGCAGTTCCGGTGTCCTCGGGGCCTGCAGGAGGCGGACTTCCTGGACCTGCTGAGGTCCACCTTCCCTCAGCTCGCCGATCAGAAACCTTTCGATGTCTTCACGTCCGACTGGAGTAAGAGACTTCAGCCTCTGAGAGCGAAGACGCTGACGCCTGAGGAGATCTGTCGGAGCATCAGGCTAACCGGGTCTGGAAACTCTGCCCTCTACATCCGCCTGAAG ACAGGAGAGGATCCTCAGAGCAGCAGTGACAACCTTCATCCTCTGCAGAGAACAGATGATCCTCCGTCCGTCTCCGCCACGACGTCTGCTGATGAAACCGACACACGCACCAG GTTATCGTCTCCCAGAGTTCAGTCTGAGAGGAGAAAACGTGGCAGACCTCGCATTGGCGAAGAACCGACTCACCACCTGCTCAGAGTCTGCATGCTGGAGGACTCCCAGTCAGACTTGCTCTCAAACAAAG TGCTGATGAAGTCCTCGGTGCAGGAGGTCCGGTGTCCTCGGGGCCTGCAGGAGGCGGACTTCCTGGACCTGCTGAGGTCTGCCATCCCTCAGCTGGAGGGAGACGACAAACAGTTTGACGTCTTCAAGTCGGACAGCAGCAGGAGACTCCATCGTGTGAAAGTGAAGACGATGACGCCAGAGGAGATCTTCAGGAACACCAAGTCCAGCTGCGCCGACAAGACGCTCCTCTACATCCGACTGAAG accggagaggaggaagaggaggaggaggagcttcgCCTTGTGCAGAGAAACGATGAGGTCACCAGTGATTCTCCATCCTCTGCCGCTGTGCTGATCAGAAGTGACGGAGCCGACCTCAGTGCAAG CCCCGTTCAACACGTGGAGGGTAACGGAGCGGACGTCCTGTCCAGCAGCTCAGCGTCACAACAACAGAAGGTGGGAACAAAGGAAGCTGATGATGGAGACGCTGCTGAGAGTCAGGTGGAGTCCAGCGACGACGACAAAGATGGAGATGAGGCGTTAGACAAAGATGACGACTGGAAACCGGACCCTGAGCTGGGGACGCcgaagatgaggaggaagcgAGGAGCCAGAGCGTCAGGTGTGGAGGGGAGGTTGATCGGCAGTGATAAAATCCCCTGTAAGGTGTGTGGCGTTTGGTACAGGATACTGGGCAGCTTGATCAAACACGCCTGGAGCCACCTGGATGAGGCGCAGAGCATCTGCGGCGTGTGCGGAGAGCGCTTTGAGTCCACGGAGGAGTTAAAGGGACATCtgaaaaaatatcagaaaactCACGAGTGCTCGTACTGTAGGAAGTCTTTCTCCACCATCACCGGCCTCAAGTGCCACACCACGCTGCACACAGGAAACAGACCGTTCAAATGTGACGTGTGCAACAAAAGCTTCCCTCGCATGTCCAGCCTGAGTATCCACCGCTGGGTGCATGTGGAGGATAAACCGCACAAGTGTCACATCTGCCCGAAGGCGTTTGGTCTGAAGGCGCAGCTGCGAGCTCACATCAAGGTGCACACGGGGCGAGACAAGTACCACTGTAACCTCTGCAGCAAGTCTTTCTACGACCTGCGATCTCTGACCCGTCACAAGGCCACGCACTCAGGAGAGAGGCGTTACAGCTGCGGCGTGTGCGGGAAGAGCTTCAAACTTCCTGGTACGTTAAAGTCGCACGAGAAGACGCACACGGAGAGAGAGCGGCCGTACCTCTGCCACATCTGCTGCAAGACCTTCATCTCAAACTGCAGCCTAACGGCTCACATGAAGACGCACAGCAGCGAGCGGCCATTCATCTGCATCATCTGCAGCAAAGGCTTCATATCCAACGGCCGGCTAAAGGGGCACATGCTCATGCACACGGGCGAGGCGCCGTACGGCTGCTCGGAGTGCGGCCGCTTTTTTAAACACAAGAGTCACCTGAACAACCACGTGAGGAGCCACCTGGGCATCAAACTGTTCGTCTGCACGGTCTGCGGGAAGGCGTGCTCTCGCCAAGAACACCTGACGGTCCACATGAGGACACACAACGGGGAGAGACCGTACCAGTGCAGCGTCTGCGACAAAGCCTTCACTCAGAGCCACTGTCTGAAGACGCACATGAAGAGCCACCAGGGCGAAGAGAACCCGTTCCTGAACGCATCGTCATCCTGA
- the LOC125883734 gene encoding zinc finger protein 37-like isoform X4: MFYWMKRSSGGSDTLDRLGNMSKAEILRGIVTEKLSTAAQEILAVVERTVAGYEEEASGFRREIERQKRQLELLLQPRVKLERRDLNPDGEDHEVVVLREEKEEEEQHTQRSAVEDTGSLGLLWFGEEEDGDGDDGVDEEQQLSAASSRQRREDLKDPDYQITSRVISPRARSDRRKPGRPRLSDTQSHLDLRICILEDSQTDVLSNTVFRKYPVQQFRCPRGLQEADFLDLLRSTFPQLADQKPFDVFTSDWSKRLQPLRAKTLTPEEICRSIRLTGSGNSALYIRLKTGEDPQSSSDNLHPLQRTDDPPSVSATTSADETDTRTRLSSPRVQSERRKRGRPRIGEEPTHHLLRVCMLEDSQSDLLSNKVLMKSSVQEVRCPRGLQEADFLDLLRSAIPQLEGDDKQFDVFKSDSSRRLHRVKVKTMTPEEIFRNTKSSCADKTLLYIRLKTGEEEEEEEELRLVQRNDEVTSDSPSSAAVLIRSDGADLSASPVQHVEGNGADVLSSSSASQQQKVGTKEADDGDAAESQVESSDDDKDGDEALDKDDDWKPDPELGTPKMRRKRGARASGVEGRLIGSDKIPCKVCGVWYRILGSLIKHAWSHLDEAQSICGVCGERFESTEELKGHLKKYQKTHECSYCRKSFSTITGLKCHTTLHTGNRPFKCDVCNKSFPRMSSLSIHRWVHVEDKPHKCHICPKAFGLKAQLRAHIKVHTGRDKYHCNLCSKSFYDLRSLTRHKATHSGERRYSCGVCGKSFKLPGTLKSHEKTHTERERPYLCHICCKTFISNCSLTAHMKTHSSERPFICIICSKGFISNGRLKGHMLMHTGEAPYGCSECGRFFKHKSHLNNHVRSHLGIKLFVCTVCGKACSRQEHLTVHMRTHNGERPYQCSVCDKAFTQSHCLKTHMKSHQGEENPFLNASSS, translated from the exons ATGTTTTACTGGATGAAGAGGAGCAGCGGCGGCTCCGACACTCTGGACCGACTCGGCAACATGTCGAAGGCGGAAATCCTCCGAGGAATCGTCACCGAGAAGCTGAGCACGGCCGCGCAGGAGATCTTAGCGGTGGTGGAGAGGACCGTGGCCGGGTACGAGGAGGAGGCGTCGGGCTTCAGACGGGAGATCGAGCGTCAGAAGAGGCAGCTGGAGCTCCTGCTGCAGCCCCGGGTCAAACTGGAGAGGAGAG ATCTGAACCCAGATGGCGAGGACCATGAGGTGGTTGTTTtgagggaggagaaagaggaggaggagcagcacaCGCAGCGCTCAG CTGTGGAGGACACGGGGAGCCTGGGCCTCCTGTGGTTCGGTGAGGAAGAGGATGGTGATGGTGACGATGGAGTTGATGAAGAGCAGCAGCTGTCAGCAGCGAGCTCCAGACAGAGACGAGAAGATCTGAAGGACCCGGATTATCAAATAACATCAAG gGTCATTTCCCCCAGAGCTCGGTCTGACAGGAGGAAGCCCGGCAGACCTCGGCTCAGCGACACACAGAGCCATCTGGACCTCAGGATCTGCATCCTGGAGGACTCTCAGACTGACGTGCTCTCGAATACGG tgttcaGGAAGTACCCGGTGCAGCAGTTCCGGTGTCCTCGGGGCCTGCAGGAGGCGGACTTCCTGGACCTGCTGAGGTCCACCTTCCCTCAGCTCGCCGATCAGAAACCTTTCGATGTCTTCACGTCCGACTGGAGTAAGAGACTTCAGCCTCTGAGAGCGAAGACGCTGACGCCTGAGGAGATCTGTCGGAGCATCAGGCTAACCGGGTCTGGAAACTCTGCCCTCTACATCCGCCTGAAG ACAGGAGAGGATCCTCAGAGCAGCAGTGACAACCTTCATCCTCTGCAGAGAACAGATGATCCTCCGTCCGTCTCTGCCACGACGTCTGCTGATGAAACTGACACACGCACCAG GTTATCGTCTCCCAGAGTTCAGTCTGAGAGGAGAAAACGTGGCAGACCTCGCATTGGCGAAGAACCGACTCACCACCTGCTCAGAGTCTGCATGCTGGAGGACTCCCAGTCAGACTTGCTCTCAAACAAAG TGCTGATGAAGTCCTCGGTGCAGGAGGTCCGGTGTCCTCGGGGCCTGCAGGAGGCGGACTTCCTGGACCTGCTGAGGTCTGCCATCCCTCAGCTGGAGGGAGACGACAAACAGTTTGACGTCTTCAAGTCGGACAGCAGCAGGAGACTCCATCGTGTGAAAGTGAAGACGATGACGCCAGAGGAGATCTTCAGGAACACCAAGTCCAGCTGCGCCGACAAGACGCTCCTCTACATCCGACTGAAG accggagaggaggaagaggaggaggaggagcttcgCCTTGTGCAGAGAAACGATGAGGTCACCAGTGATTCTCCATCCTCTGCCGCTGTGCTGATCAGAAGTGACGGAGCCGACCTCAGTGCAAG CCCCGTTCAACACGTGGAGGGTAACGGAGCGGACGTCCTGTCCAGCAGCTCAGCGTCACAACAACAGAAGGTGGGAACAAAGGAAGCTGATGATGGAGACGCTGCTGAGAGTCAGGTGGAGTCCAGCGACGACGACAAAGATGGAGATGAGGCGTTAGACAAAGATGACGACTGGAAACCGGACCCTGAGCTGGGGACGCcgaagatgaggaggaagcgAGGAGCCAGAGCGTCAGGTGTGGAGGGGAGGTTGATCGGCAGTGATAAAATCCCCTGTAAGGTGTGTGGCGTTTGGTACAGGATACTGGGCAGCTTGATCAAACACGCCTGGAGCCACCTGGATGAGGCGCAGAGCATCTGCGGCGTGTGCGGAGAGCGCTTTGAGTCCACGGAGGAGTTAAAGGGACATCtgaaaaaatatcagaaaactCACGAGTGCTCGTACTGTAGGAAGTCTTTCTCCACCATCACCGGCCTCAAGTGCCACACCACGCTGCACACAGGAAACAGACCGTTCAAATGTGACGTGTGCAACAAAAGCTTCCCTCGCATGTCCAGCCTGAGTATCCACCGCTGGGTGCATGTGGAGGATAAACCGCACAAGTGTCACATCTGCCCGAAGGCGTTTGGTCTGAAGGCGCAGCTGCGAGCTCACATCAAGGTGCACACGGGGCGAGACAAGTACCACTGTAACCTCTGCAGCAAGTCTTTCTACGACCTGCGATCTCTGACCCGTCACAAGGCCACGCACTCAGGAGAGAGGCGTTACAGCTGCGGCGTGTGCGGGAAGAGCTTCAAACTTCCTGGTACGTTAAAGTCGCACGAGAAGACGCACACGGAGAGAGAGCGGCCGTACCTCTGCCACATCTGCTGCAAGACCTTCATCTCAAACTGCAGCCTAACGGCTCACATGAAGACGCACAGCAGCGAGCGGCCATTCATCTGCATCATCTGCAGCAAAGGCTTCATATCCAACGGCCGGCTAAAGGGGCACATGCTCATGCACACGGGCGAGGCGCCGTACGGCTGCTCGGAGTGCGGCCGCTTTTTTAAACACAAGAGTCACCTGAACAACCACGTGAGGAGCCACCTGGGCATCAAACTGTTCGTCTGCACGGTCTGCGGGAAGGCGTGCTCTCGCCAAGAACACCTGACGGTCCACATGAGGACACACAACGGGGAGAGACCGTACCAGTGCAGCGTCTGCGACAAAGCCTTCACTCAGAGCCACTGTCTGAAGACGCACATGAAGAGCCACCAGGGCGAAGAGAACCCGTTCCTGAACGCATCGTCATCCTGA